The Reyranella humidisoli DNA segment AATCCCCTTCGCCGGACGGGTCAGTCCGGCCGCAACTCACCGATAGGCGCAACGCGATGAAAGTGCTGGTCGCGGTCAAGCGGGTCATCGACTACAACGTCAAGATCCGCGTCAAGGCCGACAACACGGGTGTCGAGACGGCTAACGTCAAGATGTCCATGAACCCCTTCGATGAAATCGCCGTGGAAGAGGCGATTCGCATGAAAGAGAAGGGCGCTGCGACCGAAGTCATCGCTTTCTCTGCCGGCCCGGCCCAGTGTCAGGAGACGATCCGCACCGCGCTCGCCATGGGCGCCGACCGCGGCGTCCTCGTTCAGACCGACGCCGAACTGCAGCCGCTGGCCGTCGCCAAACTGCTCAAGGCCGTGGTCGACAAGGAACAGCCCGGCCTGGTGATCGTCGGCAAGCAGGCGATCGACGACGACTCGAACGCCACCGGCCAGATGCTGGCCGCGCTGCTCGGCTGGTCGGTCGGCACCTTCGCCAACAAGCTCAACGTCGCCGACGGTTCGGTCGAGGTTAAGCGCGAGGTCGACGGCGGTCTCGAGAACATCAAGATCAAGATGCCGGCGGTGATCACCACCGACCTGCGCCTGAACGAGCCGCGCTACGCTTCGCTGCCAAACATCATGAAGGCGAAGAAGAAGCCGATCGAGATCCTGGCGCCGGACGCGCTGGGCGTCGACGTCGCGCCGCGCCTCAAGACGCTGAAGGTGGAAGAGCCGCCGAAGCGCAAGGCCGGCATCAAGGTGAAGACCGTCGCGGAGCTGGTCGAGAAGCTGCGCAACGAAGCGGGAGTGATCTGACATGGCCGTCCTCGTCGTCGCCGCGCATGACGGCAAGACCGTCCGCGCCAATGTCGCCAACGCCGTAGCGGCCGCGGCCCAGATGGACCCCGAGGTCCATGTGCTGGTGGCCGGCAGCAACGCCGCGGAGGCCGCCGCGTCGGCGGCCGCGATCCAGGGCGTGGCCAAAGTGCTGCAGGCCGAGGATGCGGCCTACGCCAACTGGCTGGCCGAGGACATCGCTCCGCTCGTCGTCAAGCTCGCGCCGGGCTACAGCCACGTCGTGATGGCGGCCGACTCGGTTGGCAAGAACGTCGCGCCGCGCGTCGCCGCGCTGCTCGACGTCGCGCAGGTCTCCGAGGCCATCAAGGTCGTCTCGCCCGACACGTTCGTCCGCCCGATCTACGCCGGCAACGCCATGGCGACCGTGCAGAGCGGCGACAAGATCAAGATCGTCACCGTCCGCCCGACCAACTTCAAGGCGGCGGCAGGCGGTGGTTCGGCCGCGATCGAGCAGATCGCCGGCACGGGCACCGCGGGCCTTTCGTCTTTCGTCGGCGCCGAGCTCTCCAAGAGCGAGCGCCCCGAACTGACCAGCGCGAAGATCGTCGTCAGCGGCGGCCGTGGCCTGCAGAGCGGCGACAACTTCAAGATGCTCGAGACGCTGGCCGACAAGCTCGGCGCCGGTCTCGGCGCCAGCCGCGCCGCGGTCGATGCGGGTTACGTGCCGAACGACTACCAGGTCGGCCAGACCGGCAAGGTCGTGGCACCCGACCTCTACATCGCCATCGGCATCTCCGGCGCGATCCAGCATCTCGCCGGCATGAAGGACAGCAAGACCATCGTGGCGATCAACAAGGACGAGGAAGCACCGATCTTCCAGGTTGCCGATTACGGCATCGTGGGCGACCTGTTCCAGATCGTCCCCGAGCTGACTGCCGCAGTCGAGAAAAAGTAAGCAAACCCGAGGACACCCATCATGATCAAGCGCATCGGCGTCATCGGTGCCGGCCAGATGGGCAGCGGCATCGCCCATGTCTGCGCGTTGAAGGGCTACGACATCCGTCTCGTGGATGTCGACCAGCCGCATCTCGACAAGGGTATCGACGCCATCGGACGGAACATGGACCGGCAGATCGGCCGTGGCATGATCCGTCCCGAGGACAAGGACTCGGCACTGGGACGCATTTCAACCGCGACCGATTACAAGCCGCTCGCCGATTGCGACCTGATCGTCGAGGCGGCGACCGAGAACGAGGCGGTGAAGCGCGAGATCTTCAAGAAGGTCTGCGAGGGCCTGCCGGCCAACGTTCTGCTGGCGACCAATACCTCGTCGATCTCGGTGACGAGGCTCGCGGCGGTCACCGACCGGCCCGGCAAGTTCATGGGCATGCACTTCATGAACCCGGTCCCGCTGATGGGCCTGGTCGAGCTGATCCGCGGCATTGCGACGGAAGAAGAGACCTTCCGCACGGTGCGCGAGGTCGTGGTCAGGCTCGACAAGAAGCCGGTCAATGCCGAGGACTTCCCGGCCTTCATCGTGAACCGCATCTTGCTGCCGATGATCAACGAGGCGGTCTATGCGCTGTACGAGGGCGTCGGCAACGTCGAGGCGATCGACACCGGCATGAAGCTGGGCGCCAACCATCCGATGGGCCCGCTCGAGCTGGCCGACTTCATCGGCCTCGATACCTGCCTGTCGGTGATGCAGGTGCTGCACGAGGGCCTGGCCGATTCGAAGTATCGTCCGTGCCCGCTGCTCGTGAAGTACGTCGAGGCCGGCTGGGTCGGTCGCAAGGTCAAGCGCGGCTTCTACGACTATTCCGGCGAACGCCCGGTTCCGACGCGCTAGGGAGGCGCACGGCGGGATGCGTATCGCCGTCCTGCAGTTCGCCCATGAGACGGTGACGTTCCTTCCGAACGACACCACGCTCGCGGATTTCACCTATCCCGGCTCTCCCGCCAGCGGCGAAGCGCTGCTGGCGCACGATCCCAGGTCCTACATGGGCGGGTTCGTGAAGGTGGCGCGCGAGTATGACGGCGTCGAACTGGTCGGCATCGAATCGCCGCTCTGGCCGAAGACCGGCACCGGCTCGGGCTGGATCACGGAAGAGGCCTACGAGACCTTCCTCGGCCGCATGATTGCCGGCCTGAAGGCGCAGGGACCATTCGACGGCGTCTATCTCAGCCTGCATGGCGCGATGGGCGTGCGCGGCGTGGCGCGGCCCGAGGCCGACATCGCGCGGCGGGTCCGCGAGATCGTCGGCCGCAAGGCCTTCATCGTCGGCACCTTCGACCCGCACGGCAACGAGGATGCGGAGTTCCTAGCCCAGGCCGACATGGCCTTCACGGTGAAGTATTTCCCGCACTACGACAGCCACCTGCAGGGCGAACGCGCGGCGCGCATGCTGGTGCGCGCGATCCGTGGCGACTACCGGCCCGAGACCGTCACGGTTAAGGTGCCGATCATCACGCCGACCGTGCTGCAGTGGACGGGCGCCTCGCCGTGGATGGACCTGGTGCAGCGCGCGCTCGTCTGGGAAGCGCGCGAGCCCGACGTGTTCGTGAACGTGTTCTTCGGCTTTCCCTTCGCCGACGTGCCCGACGTCGGCATGACCTTCCAGGTCATGACCAATGGCAATGCAGCGCTGGCCCGGAAGGTCGCCGACGACATGTCGTCCTGGGCGTGGCGCCGCCGCGACGATCTGCTCAAGACCGCGAGGGTCCATCCGATCCCCGAGGGCGTCAGGCTGGCCAAGGACGCCATGGCGCGCGGCGAGACGCCGGTCGTGCTGGCCGATCACAGCGACCGCTCGGGCTACGCGACCTGGATCCTGAAGGAAGTGATCGAGCAGGACCTGTCGGATGTGCTGATCGCGACAATCGCCGATGCCAGGGCTATCGATGCGCTTGAGGCCGGGGGCGTGAAGGTGGGCGACGCGTTCGACAGGGAGATCGGCGGCCTCGCCGACGAATCGGCCGGCCAGCCGGTGCGCGTCACCGGCAAGGTCGTTGGTGCGCACGAAGCCCATGGCACCCTGTGGGTAAGCGTCGCGTTCGGCCGCGGCAACGTCGTGCTGATCAGTCGCTATCTCACGCAGATCGTCGAACCGTCCCAGCTCGCGGGCCCGGCCTTCGATCTCGCGCAGTTCAAGGCAATCGCCATCAAGTCGCGCGTCCATTTCCGCCGCGGCTTCGACGACAGCAGCTTTGCAAGGACGATCCTGCTTGTCGAGCCGGTCGAGCCCTTCCTCGGCACGGTGCGACTCGACGGCCTGCCGTACCGGCACGTCGATCTGAAGAAATTCTATCCCTACGGCGACATCACCTTTCCATGAGCGAGAATTCCATGACCAGCCCGCTGTTTCGTCCGTTCGAGTCGAGGTCGCTGTCGCTCTCCAACCGTCTGGTGATGGCGCCGATGACGCGCTCCAAGAGCCCCGACAGCATCCCCGGCGCCGACGTGGCGGCCTACTATCGACGCCGCGCCGAGGGCGGTGTCGGTCTCATCATCACCGAAGGCACGACAGTCGACCGGCCGGCTGCCTCCAACGACACCAACGTGCCCGACTTCCATTCGCCCGCGAGCCTCGAAGGCTGGCGGCGTGTCGTGGCCGAAGTCCATGGCGCGGGCGGCAAGATCGCGCCGCAGCTCTGGCACCAGGGCATGATGCGCAAGACCGGCACCGGCCGGAATCCCGAGGCGCCGTCCGATGGTCCGTCGGGTCTGGCCGCGTCGGGCAAGCCGGTCGGCCCGCCGATGAGCGACGCCGACATCGCCGACACGATCGACGCCTTCGGCCGCGCCGCCGGCGTCGCCCAGGAGATCGGGTTCGACGCGGTCGAGATCCACGGTGCGCACGGCTACCTGATCGACCAGTTCTTCTGGGACGGCGCGAACAAGCGCAGCGACGCCTGGGGCGGCGATTTCGTGCAGCGCACGCGTTTCGCGGCCGACATCGTGAAGGCGATCCGCGCGCGGGTCGGTGCGGACTACCCGATCATCTTCCGCTTCTCGCAGTGGAAGCAGCAGGACTTCACGGCGCGGCTCGCGCTGACGCCTGACGAACTCGCGCGTTTCCTCGAGCCGCTGACGGAAGCCGGGACCGACATCTTCCATTGCTCGACGCGCCGCTTCTGGGAGCCCGAGTTCGAAGGCTCGACGCTCAACCTCGCGGGCTGGACGAAGAAGCTTACCGGTATGCCCACGATCACCGTGGGTTCGGTCGGCCTCAAGGGTGCGGACTTCGTGCAGACCTTCCGGACGCGCGAGGATTCCGAGATCGGAGATCTGGGCGAACTTGAAGCGCGGCTGGAAAAGGGCGAGTTCGACCTCGTCGCGGTCGGGCGCGCGCTGCTAGCCGATCCGCAATGGGCCGCCAAGGTGCGCGCCGGCCGCTTCGCCGAACTGGCGCCATTCTCGGCTTCATCGCTGGCGACACTCGCCTAGTATGCGGCTCCCTGAAGGGAGACGATGCATGCGCCAGATATTCAGACCCCTCGTCGCGGCCACCGTGCTCGTCGGCCTGCTGCTGCCGTTCGCACCGGCCCAGGCGCAATGGGTGTTTGTGGCGCGCAAGGCGCTGGGGCGCATCCATCAGATGACCGAGGGTGGCCAACCGAACGGCCGTGCCGGCTATGACTTCGCGACCGTGTTGCTCGACGCCCACGCCGACAAGATCTTCTCGACGGCGCTGGAACTCGCGCGAAAGAACCCGTCGGTGCGCATCCTGATGCAGGATCCCGGGCAGCGCCGCATCCAGATCGCCGAGGGCGATCGGACCGCGACGCTGAACGTGGTGCCGTTCAACGACGAGGTCTCCCAGCTCATGATCGCGGGCCATGCGGGGCCCGGCGAAGGCTCGACCGCGTCGCTGGTCGTTCAGGCCGTGCTGCGCGTGTGCAAGGAAATGGGCAAGCACTGCGAAGTCAGCAACTGACCTAGGAGTGAGTACGCCACGACCTCATCCTGAGGAGGCCACGGAGTGGCCGTCTCGAAGGATGGGCAACGGACGTGGTGCTTATGCCCACCCTTCGAGACGCGCTCCTGCGGAGCGCTCCTCAGGGTGGGGGATTTTTAGGTCTGCCAGTCGAGGCCGATGTCGAGCACGCTGGCGCTGTGGGTCAGCCAGCCCGCTGAGATGAGGTCGACGCCACTGGCCGCGATCGCCGGCGCCGTCTGCGGCGTGATGCGGCCCGAGGCTTCGGCGATGGCGCGACCGTCGATCATGCGGACCGCGCTGGCGAGCTGGTCGGGCGTCATGTTGTCGAGCAGGACCGCGTCGGTACCCGTCGCCAGCGCCTCTTCGAGCTGATCCAGCGTATCGACCTCGACCTCGATCTTCACGAGGTGGCCGACGCCGCGGCGCGCCGCAAGTATCGCCGGACGGATGCCGCCCGCGACGGCGACGTGGTTGTCCTTGATGAGAACGCCATCGTCGAGACCGAAGCGGTGGTTCATGCCGCCACCGACGCGGACGGCGTATTTCTGCAGCGCGCGCAGTCCCGGCATGGTTTTGCGCGTGCAGCAGATGCGCGCCTTGTGGCCGCGCACCGCCTCGACAAGCGTGGCCGCGCCACTGGCGACGCCGCTCAGATGGCCGAGGAAATTCAACGCGACCCGCTCGGCGGTCAGCATCCCGCGCGCCGGACCCGTGATGGTCGCGATGCGGTCGCCGGGCACGAGGCGTGTGCCGTCCGGCCGTTCGATCGTCATCTCGATGGACGGGTCGACCAGCCGGAAGGCCGTCGCCGCTGCGGCAAGTCCCGCCACGACGCCGTGCTGGCGTGCGACCAGGGCGGTCTTTGCCTTTGCGGTCGCCGGCACGATCGCGTCGGTGGTGAGATCGCCGGCGCGGCCGAGATCCTCCAGGAGGGCTGCGCGGACCACCGGTTCGATGAGTAGATCGGGAAGAGGGGGTATCGTCATCGCGGGCCTCAGACTTCCAGCATGCGTTCGACCGCGCGCCGGGCCGGCTCGGCCACCGCGGGATCGATCGTCACTTCGTGTTGCATCGTCTCCAGCGCATGGCGGATCTTCGGCAGGGTGATCTGCTTCATGTGCGGGCAGAGGTTGCACGGGCGTATGAACTCGGTGCCGGGGTGCTGGACGGCGACGTTGTCGCTCATCGAGCATTCGGTCACGAGGACGACGCGCGCCGGCCGCTTCAGGCCGACATAGTCGATCATCGCCGCCGTCGAGCCCGTGAAATCGGATTCGCCCACGACCTCGGGCGGGCATTCCGGATGGGCCAGCACCACGATGCCGGGATGGCCCGCGCGCAACTGCCGGATATCCTGTGCCGTGAAGCGCTCGTGGACCTCGCAGTGGCCGGCCCAGGTGACGATCTCGACGCCGGTCTCGGCCGCGATGTTCTGAGCGAGATATTCGTCGGGCAGCATGATGACCTTCGGCACGCCAAGGCTCTCGACGATCTTCTTCGCGTTGCCGGATGTGCAGCAGATGTCGCTCTCGGCCTTCACGGCGGCCGACGTGTTCACATAGGTGACGATGGGAACGCCGGGATAGCGCTGGCGCAGCAGCCGGACATCGGCGGCGGTGATCGATGCGGCGAGCGAGCAGCCGGCGCCGAGGTCGGGGATCAGGACGCGCTTGGCCGGGTTCAGGAGCTTCGCCGTCTCGGCCATGAAGTGGACGCCCGCCAGGACGATCGTACCGGCATCGACCTTCATGGCTTCGCGGGCCAGCGCCAGGCTGTCGCCCACGATGTCGGCCACGCAGTGGAATATCTCGGGAGTCTGGTAGTTGTGCGCCAGGATAACGGCATCCCGTTCGCGCTTCAGCGCGAGGATGG contains these protein-coding regions:
- the nadA gene encoding quinolinate synthase NadA, which encodes MSLAFLPDLMARTAPLYDRVKSVIPSIEWPAFAGDIDAILALKRERDAVILAHNYQTPEIFHCVADIVGDSLALAREAMKVDAGTIVLAGVHFMAETAKLLNPAKRVLIPDLGAGCSLAASITAADVRLLRQRYPGVPIVTYVNTSAAVKAESDICCTSGNAKKIVESLGVPKVIMLPDEYLAQNIAAETGVEIVTWAGHCEVHERFTAQDIRQLRAGHPGIVVLAHPECPPEVVGESDFTGSTAAMIDYVGLKRPARVVLVTECSMSDNVAVQHPGTEFIRPCNLCPHMKQITLPKIRHALETMQHEVTIDPAVAEPARRAVERMLEV
- the nadC gene encoding carboxylating nicotinate-nucleotide diphosphorylase → MTIPPLPDLLIEPVVRAALLEDLGRAGDLTTDAIVPATAKAKTALVARQHGVVAGLAAAATAFRLVDPSIEMTIERPDGTRLVPGDRIATITGPARGMLTAERVALNFLGHLSGVASGAATLVEAVRGHKARICCTRKTMPGLRALQKYAVRVGGGMNHRFGLDDGVLIKDNHVAVAGGIRPAILAARRGVGHLVKIEVEVDTLDQLEEALATGTDAVLLDNMTPDQLASAVRMIDGRAIAEASGRITPQTAPAIAASGVDLISAGWLTHSASVLDIGLDWQT
- a CDS encoding NADH:flavin oxidoreductase yields the protein MTSPLFRPFESRSLSLSNRLVMAPMTRSKSPDSIPGADVAAYYRRRAEGGVGLIITEGTTVDRPAASNDTNVPDFHSPASLEGWRRVVAEVHGAGGKIAPQLWHQGMMRKTGTGRNPEAPSDGPSGLAASGKPVGPPMSDADIADTIDAFGRAAGVAQEIGFDAVEIHGAHGYLIDQFFWDGANKRSDAWGGDFVQRTRFAADIVKAIRARVGADYPIIFRFSQWKQQDFTARLALTPDELARFLEPLTEAGTDIFHCSTRRFWEPEFEGSTLNLAGWTKKLTGMPTITVGSVGLKGADFVQTFRTREDSEIGDLGELEARLEKGEFDLVAVGRALLADPQWAAKVRAGRFAELAPFSASSLATLA
- a CDS encoding 3-hydroxybutyryl-CoA dehydrogenase, which encodes MIKRIGVIGAGQMGSGIAHVCALKGYDIRLVDVDQPHLDKGIDAIGRNMDRQIGRGMIRPEDKDSALGRISTATDYKPLADCDLIVEAATENEAVKREIFKKVCEGLPANVLLATNTSSISVTRLAAVTDRPGKFMGMHFMNPVPLMGLVELIRGIATEEETFRTVREVVVRLDKKPVNAEDFPAFIVNRILLPMINEAVYALYEGVGNVEAIDTGMKLGANHPMGPLELADFIGLDTCLSVMQVLHEGLADSKYRPCPLLVKYVEAGWVGRKVKRGFYDYSGERPVPTR
- a CDS encoding electron transfer flavoprotein subunit alpha/FixB family protein codes for the protein MAVLVVAAHDGKTVRANVANAVAAAAQMDPEVHVLVAGSNAAEAAASAAAIQGVAKVLQAEDAAYANWLAEDIAPLVVKLAPGYSHVVMAADSVGKNVAPRVAALLDVAQVSEAIKVVSPDTFVRPIYAGNAMATVQSGDKIKIVTVRPTNFKAAAGGGSAAIEQIAGTGTAGLSSFVGAELSKSERPELTSAKIVVSGGRGLQSGDNFKMLETLADKLGAGLGASRAAVDAGYVPNDYQVGQTGKVVAPDLYIAIGISGAIQHLAGMKDSKTIVAINKDEEAPIFQVADYGIVGDLFQIVPELTAAVEKK
- a CDS encoding M81 family metallopeptidase, whose protein sequence is MRIAVLQFAHETVTFLPNDTTLADFTYPGSPASGEALLAHDPRSYMGGFVKVAREYDGVELVGIESPLWPKTGTGSGWITEEAYETFLGRMIAGLKAQGPFDGVYLSLHGAMGVRGVARPEADIARRVREIVGRKAFIVGTFDPHGNEDAEFLAQADMAFTVKYFPHYDSHLQGERAARMLVRAIRGDYRPETVTVKVPIITPTVLQWTGASPWMDLVQRALVWEAREPDVFVNVFFGFPFADVPDVGMTFQVMTNGNAALARKVADDMSSWAWRRRDDLLKTARVHPIPEGVRLAKDAMARGETPVVLADHSDRSGYATWILKEVIEQDLSDVLIATIADARAIDALEAGGVKVGDAFDREIGGLADESAGQPVRVTGKVVGAHEAHGTLWVSVAFGRGNVVLISRYLTQIVEPSQLAGPAFDLAQFKAIAIKSRVHFRRGFDDSSFARTILLVEPVEPFLGTVRLDGLPYRHVDLKKFYPYGDITFP
- a CDS encoding electron transfer flavoprotein subunit beta/FixA family protein, encoding MKVLVAVKRVIDYNVKIRVKADNTGVETANVKMSMNPFDEIAVEEAIRMKEKGAATEVIAFSAGPAQCQETIRTALAMGADRGVLVQTDAELQPLAVAKLLKAVVDKEQPGLVIVGKQAIDDDSNATGQMLAALLGWSVGTFANKLNVADGSVEVKREVDGGLENIKIKMPAVITTDLRLNEPRYASLPNIMKAKKKPIEILAPDALGVDVAPRLKTLKVEEPPKRKAGIKVKTVAELVEKLRNEAGVI